From the genome of Branchiostoma floridae strain S238N-H82 chromosome 8, Bfl_VNyyK, whole genome shotgun sequence:
TGTAATAAGTATAAAATTTCAGTTGTTtagcacaaacaaacataaatgtTCCTTACAGATTGTGCAAATGAATCCTTAATTTATTCATCctttcttgacttatcctgtcTCAAAATCTGTCACttaaacgcccctgcagttctgaCGAAAGCAGCCTAAACTTCTATCAATTCACCACGAGCAAAACAGCTAACACCTAAAACTCTTAACCAGAATACGACATTTTAAAAATTCTGCAGCACCCAATTAAGCTAGTCATTTCTTTCACACGCAAAGACCTAAGCACACCAGTCACCACAATTGCCTCTACAAATGCTGCCAAAACCATAATCTTCTTAGCCAAGGTTATAATGAAGCCCAAAAGGATCATAGGAAGATAAAGCAAACCTTAATACGGCATAAAAGTACATACCCTGGTGACGACTGCATTTTGTCTCCTTCATCATAGCTCGTGGTTGTGGTTTCACGGCTAAGGCGTCTCGCCTCTCGCTCTCATGAGTGTTCTGGATGTGCTCATGCTCATTCACATGGGCATCCAGACCGTCCCAGTTATCAACCGGCCGCGGTCCGGCACACACTGACCCGGGGAAGAGATGTTCATCCGCTCCATCGTACAGCCAGGCCTCGAACTGGTCcagcggaagtgacgtcactTCAGAATCGTCGATGTTCGGCCCGTAGAACCCGACTCCGAAGGGACGAAGCCCGGCTCTCTCGTCCCCAGGGTAGCACAGCGCCTTCCAGAAGTACCCAGGAATGGCCACTCGTCCTTTCATCCACGTGGTTTGTTCGCCCAGCTTTGTGCCCGTGATGACGTAGAGGGTTCTGCTGTTGGAACCGGCTTTGACCGcgttcttgtagacttcttctGCTTTTCTGCCAACTGCACGTTCGTACGCCTGCCACGCGTGCTGGTTAAAGTCGTCGTCCTGTAGAGTTGAAAATGAGTGGCTGTTATtctaactttgaaaaaaaaaatcttaatgaGCGTTAGTGTTTGTGTTGGTCGACCATCTTCCACTGACCTGCGGAGCTGCGTTGATCATACTGAAGGTTCCGTCCTGCACGTCTGCATCTTTGTTGTTGATGGAGTTCGGGTTGATGTGGCCCCGGTTGAAGGTGGTTCCGCAGCCGGAGTAGTCGCTGTCCAGCCCCTGGCAGTCGCCACAGTGACTCTCCTTCAGGTCGTCAAAGCTGGGGCTGAGACGACAGCGAGTTCCGGACACCTTCCAGATGTCTGACATCCGGGTCACACCCCAACTGTCGGTCTCAACTTCATCACAGCGGACATAGATGGTGTCATGGACTTTCTTTCCGCACAGTCCTGTAATATGTACGTAGAAATGATTCAGGGAGGaaacaagaaagagagagagagaaaaggaaAACATACAGAAACTAGGTGGCTGAAGCATACATCGCTTCTTCCTTACACTCTATCTGTCGCCAGAAagtcaagaccacagcatgtccacgccaaaagataaaaaaaatggaaattctgctacaataccaaggtcacatactgggggcccaaaattgacattgaccttgatctttccaacacctacccacaaaccaaatacaagcgttcgtagaactcaaccttcgtgaaatgggctagggtgtggtggttggagggtgttttttatagacatctcaggcaGATTGTCGTCTGGCCTTGGATGCTCTGGTGCATGAGGGCCCCGTGTGATGGCGGACGCCGTGTACTCGGGGATGCGGTCGTGTGTGTTGAAGGCGGTGGCGAAAACAGGCTCCCTACCCCCTGCCAGAGTCTGGCAGATCCGACAGGTAGAATCGGAAGATTCGAAGCTGCTTTTTGGCCAAGAGTTACCAACAAAGAAGCTGTCACAGGAGCTGCTCAGGCGAGAACAGCGCGCGGAACATTCATGTTGAGGAGCCACGTCGTCTGCAATACGGTTTTCATGAGCACATATACGT
Proteins encoded in this window:
- the LOC118420905 gene encoding endonuclease G, mitochondrial-like isoform X2; translation: MPGARVFIVAFAVGFAVAAWLLGNVNLPENLPLMSFVMKDDVADFCSQSHNDSAPVAECIERHSNLQSDCDHFFVGDAWPSSGYMKNDKDATLRICHTHAGDSKLLFATAYNAHYRIPEYTASAITRDPDLPEQDRPSSSLWDRVQLGLCGKKVHDTIYVRCDEVETDSWGVTRMSDIWKVSGTRCRLSPSFDDLKESHCGDCQGLDSDYSGCGTTFNRGHINPNSINNKDADVQDGTFSMINAAPQDDDFNQHAWQAYERAVGRKAEEVYKNAVKAGSNSRTLYVITGTKLGEQTTWMKGRVAIPGYFWKALCYPGDERAGLRPFGVGFYGPNIDDSEVTSLPLDQFEAWLYDGADEHLFPGSVCAGPVDNWDGLDDYVAEIAHDCRNEHMQETCESKKRIKRCGTSG